In a single window of the Necator americanus strain Aroian chromosome X, whole genome shotgun sequence genome:
- a CDS encoding hypothetical protein (NECATOR_CHRX.G25627.T1) — MAITRKHLDDATLYHSSSHEEFIKQSRRLNRVWVEIGKAAGLHKTMITKLKYELPTCPVLYLLIKTHKLSSFAFLSEDPDVFKVRPIISNVGGPTDRISWLLNAILAPLLKYVPAHLSNTNMFLEQLKRARSEKECVIESFDVTSLYTNVSNGAAMQAVFELLVEHRDTLDLHGFSIRQIMMLLDECLKCSIFRWAGNYYRQVRGLAMGQRLAPTLAIAFMSKIEQPILERKPFLYCRYIDDCCIICPTQDEMDTCFELLNQQSPYIRFTREKPKENWLSFLNVEIQWSNGEWKTRWFRKPSSKNILVHCLSAHPWKTKKSVVKNMFRTAVRVTSDVQERIDAINLAQRIANSNGYIGNVARRPDLGAQQEYATRVESNKINFCLPFITDDLSKAIRASLVKCGLEDQVRVVEIPPTNLKKQLVRNRMYDRFCLTPDCVICPFGKEGDCMVSGVVYLISCKTCGDQYIGETGRPLCIRIKEHLRGMKQSNAATPLGVHRRQCHENVPFCVAVTILSYEPEIIARRTLEAFWINAKGPKMNRKEECLAVTNELALYQDLCGFDLRGHMRVAS; from the coding sequence ATGGCTATCACTCGAAAACATCTGGATGACGCTACACTCTACCACTCTTCGTCACATGAAGAGTTCATAAAACAGAGTCGCCGTCTCAATAGAGTTTGGGTAGAGATTGGAAAGGCTGCGGGGTTACATAAAACAATGATCACAAAGCTGAAATACGAACTTCCTACTTGCCCAGTTTTATACCTGCTAATAAAAACACACAAACTCTCTTCCTTTGCTTTCCTTTCAGAAGACCCGGATGTATTCAAAGTACGTCCTATCATAAGCAACGTAGGTGGCCCCACGGACAGAATATCTTGGCTTTTGAACGCTATACTTGCACCATTGCTCAAGTATGTTCCCGCGCATCTATCCAACACCAACATGTTCCTTGAGCAGCTTAAAAGAGCgcgttcagaaaaagaatgtgtcATCGAATCTTTCGATGTCACATCGCTTTATACAAATGTTTCCAACGGCGCTGCAATGCAAGCTGTGTTCGAGCTACTCGTAGAACATCGGGACACCTTAGACTTGCACGGGTTTTCCATAAGGCAAATTATGATGCTCCTGGATGAATGCTTAAAGTGCTCCATTTTTCGTTGGGCCGGCAACTACTATAGACAGGTCAGGGGAttggccatgggacaaagactagctcccacactagccattgcattcatgtccaaaatagaacaacccatTCTGGAACGGAAACCTTTCCTGTATTGCCGTTATATTGAtgactgttgcattatatgccccactcaagacgagatggacacttgcttcgagcttctaaaccaacagtccccttacatacggttcacaagggagaaacccaaagaaaattggctgtccTTCCTCAATGTGGAAATACAGTGGTCCAATGGTGAATGGAAGACACGATGGTTCCGAAAACCTagcagcaaaaacattttagttcattgtctttccgctcacccttggaaaactaagaaatctgtggttaaaaacatgtttaggacagccgtaagggtgacatcagatgtccaggagcggatcgatgcgatcaacctagcgcaacgcatcgcgaattctaacggttacattggtaatgtagcacgtaggccagatcttggtgcgcagcaagaatatgccacacgggttgagtcgaataagatcaatttctgcctgcccttcataaccgacgacctgagtaaagctatacgggctagtctggtgaaatgcggtctcgaggaccaagtgagagttgtggaaatacctccaacaaatctcaaaaaacaactagttcgaaacagaatgtacgaccgcttctgtctcactccagactgtgtaatatgcccattcgggaaggaaggggactgcatggtctctggtgtagtctatctaatttcgtgcaaaacatgtggggaccaatacattggcgaaacagggcgccccctttgtattcgcattaaagaacatctaagggggatgaaacaatcgaatgcagcaactcccctcggagttcaccgcagacaatgtcatgaaaacgttcctttctgcgtagctgtcacaattctatcgtacgaacccgaaattatagctcgcagaactttagaagcgttttggataaatgcaaaaggtccaaaaatgaatagaaaggaagagtgcttagccgtgacaaacgagctggctctgtatcaagacctttgcgggtttgatctacggggtcatatgcgggtcgcatcctaa
- a CDS encoding hypothetical protein (NECATOR_CHRX.G25628.T2), translating to MFLEQLKRARSEKECVIESFDVTSLYTNVSNGAAMQAVFELLVEHRDTLDLHGFSIRQIMMLLDECLKCSIFRWAGNYYRQVRGLAMGQRLAPTLAIAFMSKIEQPILERKPFLYCRYIDDCCIICPTQDEMDTCFELLNQQSPYIRFTREKPKENWLSFLNVEIQWSNGEWKTRWFRKPSSKNILVHCLSAHPWKTKKSVVKNMFRTAVRVTSDVQERIDAINLAQRIANSNGYIGNVARRPDLGAQQEYATRVESNKINFCLPFITDDLSKAIRASLVKCGLEDQVRVVEIPPTNLKKQLVRNRMYDRFCLTPDCVICPFGKEGDCMVSGVVYLISCKTCGDQYIGETGRPLCIRIKEHLRGMKQSNAATPLGVHRRQCHENVPFCVAVTILSYEPEIIARRTLEAFWINAKGPKMNRKEECLAVTNELALYQDLCGFDLRGHMRVAS from the coding sequence ATGTTCCTTGAGCAGCTTAAAAGAGCgcgttcagaaaaagaatgtgtcATCGAATCTTTCGATGTCACATCGCTTTATACAAATGTTTCCAACGGCGCTGCAATGCAAGCTGTGTTCGAGCTACTCGTAGAACATCGGGACACCTTAGACTTGCACGGGTTTTCCATAAGGCAAATTATGATGCTCCTGGATGAATGCTTAAAGTGCTCCATTTTTCGTTGGGCCGGCAACTACTATAGACAGGTCAGGGGAttggccatgggacaaagactagctcccacactagccattgcattcatgtccaaaatagaacaacccatTCTGGAACGGAAACCTTTCCTGTATTGCCGTTATATTGAtgactgttgcattatatgccccactcaagacgagatggacacttgcttcgagcttctaaaccaacagtccccttacatacggttcacaagggagaaacccaaagaaaattggctgtccTTCCTCAATGTGGAAATACAGTGGTCCAATGGTGAATGGAAGACACGATGGTTCCGAAAACCTagcagcaaaaacattttagttcattgtctttccgctcacccttggaaaactaagaaatctgtggttaaaaacatgtttaggacagccgtaagggtgacatcagatgtccaggagcggatcgatgcgatcaacctagcgcaacgcatcgcgaattctaacggttacattggtaatgtagcacgtaggccagatcttggtgcgcagcaagaatatgccacacgggttgagtcgaataagatcaatttctgcctgcccttcataaccgacgacctgagtaaagctatacgggctagtctggtgaaatgcggtctcgaggaccaagtgagagttgtggaaatacctccaacaaatctcaaaaaacaactagttcgaaacagaatgtacgaccgcttctgtctcactccagactgtgtaatatgcccattcgggaaggaaggggactgcatggtctctggtgtagtctatctaatttcgtgcaaaacatgtggggaccaatacattggcgaaacagggcgccccctttgtattcgcattaaagaacatctaagggggatgaaacaatcgaatgcagcaactcccctcggagttcaccgcagacaatgtcatgaaaacgttcctttctgcgtagctgtcacaattctatcgtacgaacccgaaattatagctcgcagaactttagaagcgttttggataaatgcaaaaggtccaaaaatgaatagaaaggaagagtgcttagccgtgacaaacgagctggctctgtatcaagacctttgcgggtttgatctacggggtcatatgcgggtcgcatcctaa
- a CDS encoding hypothetical protein (NECATOR_CHRX.G25628.T1): protein MQAVFELLVEHRDTLDLHGFSIRQIMMLLDECLKCSIFRWAGNYYRQVRGLAMGQRLAPTLAIAFMSKIEQPILERKPFLYCRYIDDCCIICPTQDEMDTCFELLNQQSPYIRFTREKPKENWLSFLNVEIQWSNGEWKTRWFRKPSSKNILVHCLSAHPWKTKKSVVKNMFRTAVRVTSDVQERIDAINLAQRIANSNGYIGNVARRPDLGAQQEYATRVESNKINFCLPFITDDLSKAIRASLVKCGLEDQVRVVEIPPTNLKKQLVRNRMYDRFCLTPDCVICPFGKEGDCMVSGVVYLISCKTCGDQYIGETGRPLCIRIKEHLRGMKQSNAATPLGVHRRQCHENVPFCVAVTILSYEPEIIARRTLEAFWINAKGPKMNRKEECLAVTNELALYQDLCGFDLRGHMRVAS from the coding sequence ATGCAAGCTGTGTTCGAGCTACTCGTAGAACATCGGGACACCTTAGACTTGCACGGGTTTTCCATAAGGCAAATTATGATGCTCCTGGATGAATGCTTAAAGTGCTCCATTTTTCGTTGGGCCGGCAACTACTATAGACAGGTCAGGGGAttggccatgggacaaagactagctcccacactagccattgcattcatgtccaaaatagaacaacccatTCTGGAACGGAAACCTTTCCTGTATTGCCGTTATATTGAtgactgttgcattatatgccccactcaagacgagatggacacttgcttcgagcttctaaaccaacagtccccttacatacggttcacaagggagaaacccaaagaaaattggctgtccTTCCTCAATGTGGAAATACAGTGGTCCAATGGTGAATGGAAGACACGATGGTTCCGAAAACCTagcagcaaaaacattttagttcattgtctttccgctcacccttggaaaactaagaaatctgtggttaaaaacatgtttaggacagccgtaagggtgacatcagatgtccaggagcggatcgatgcgatcaacctagcgcaacgcatcgcgaattctaacggttacattggtaatgtagcacgtaggccagatcttggtgcgcagcaagaatatgccacacgggttgagtcgaataagatcaatttctgcctgcccttcataaccgacgacctgagtaaagctatacgggctagtctggtgaaatgcggtctcgaggaccaagtgagagttgtggaaatacctccaacaaatctcaaaaaacaactagttcgaaacagaatgtacgaccgcttctgtctcactccagactgtgtaatatgcccattcgggaaggaaggggactgcatggtctctggtgtagtctatctaatttcgtgcaaaacatgtggggaccaatacattggcgaaacagggcgccccctttgtattcgcattaaagaacatctaagggggatgaaacaatcgaatgcagcaactcccctcggagttcaccgcagacaatgtcatgaaaacgttcctttctgcgtagctgtcacaattctatcgtacgaacccgaaattatagctcgcagaactttagaagcgttttggataaatgcaaaaggtccaaaaatgaatagaaaggaagagtgcttagccgtgacaaacgagctggctctgtatcaagacctttgcgggtttgatctacggggtcatatgcgggtcgcatcctaa